The Kluyvera intermedia genome includes the window GGTGGTCAATAAACCCAGTCTGCTACTGTTAGATGAGTCCCTCTCCGCGCTCGACTATAAGCTGCGAAAGCAGATGCAAAACGAGTTAAAAGCGTTGCAGCGTAAGCTGGGGATCACTTTCGTGTTCGTTACGCACGATCAGGAAGAGGCACTGACCATGTCTGATCGCATTGTGGTGATGCGCGATGGCAAAATCGAGCAAGACGGCACGCCGCGTGAGATCTACGAAGAGCCGAAGAATTTGTTTGTCGCAAGCTTTATCGGCGAGATCAATATCTTCAGCGCCACGGTCATTGAACGACTCGACAACCTGCGCGTCCGCGCCCATGTTGAAGGCCGCGAATGCAATATCGACGTCACCTTCCCGGTCACGCCAGGCCAGAAACTCAACGTACTTTTACGCCCTGAAGATCTGCGCGTAGATGAAATTCACGATGGCGTTGAAGTCGAAGGGCTGATTGGTTACGTACGCGAACGTAACTATAAAGGAATGACCCTTGAGTCGGTGGTTGAGCTGGAAAACGGCAAAATGGTCATCGTCAGCGAATTTTTCAATGAAGATGACCCGGATTTTGACCATTCTCTTGACCAGAAGATGGCCATTAATTGGGTTGAAAGCTGGGAGGTCGTACTGGCTGATGAAGAGCACAAGTAAGTTCCAGAACATGGTGATTGCCACCATCGTCGGTTGGCTTGTGTTGTTTGTATTCCTGCCCAACCTGATGATCATCGTCACCAGTTTCCTGACGCGCGACGATGCCAATTTTGTCCAGATGGTCTTTACCCTGGATAACTACGCCCGGCTGCTCGACCCGCTGTACGCCGAGGTGTTACTGCACTCGCTGAATATGGCGATTATCGCCACCCTGGCGTGTCTTGTTCTGGGCTATCCGTTTGCCTGGTTTCTCGCACGCCTGCCGCAAAAGGTGCGTCCGCTCCTGCTGTTTTTGTTGATTGTGCCTTTCTGGACGAACTCTCTGATTCGCATCTATGGGTTGAAAATTTTCCTCAGCACCAAAGGTTATCTCAATGAGTTTTTGCTGTGGTTGGGCGTGATTGATACGCCAATCCGCATCATGTTTACCCCGAGCGCGGTGATCATCGGTCTGGTGTATATCCTGCTGCCGTTTATGGTGATGCCACTGTATTCCAGCATTGAGAAGCTCGATAAACCGTTGCTTGAGGCGGCAAAAGATCTTGGGGCGAACAAATTCCAGACCTTTATCCGCATTATTCTTCCATTGACCATGCCGGGAATTATCGCCGGATGTCTGCTGGTGATGCTTCCCGCCATGGGTCTTTTCTACGTTTCTGACCTGATGGGCGGCGCGAAAAACCTGCTGATTGGTAACGTGATTAAGAGCCAGTTCCTGAATATCCGCGATTGGCCATTCGGTGCGGCCACCAGCATTACGCTGACGGTGGTGATGGGGCTAATGCTGCTGGTGTACTGGCGAGCTTCGCGACTGCTGAATAAAAAGGTGGAACTGGAATGATAGGCAAACTGCTGCGCGGCGGGTTTATGTCCGCCATTTATGCGTATCTCTATATTCCGATTATCATTTTAATCGTGAACTCGTTTAACAGCTCACGCTTTGGCATCAACTGGCAAGGCTTCACCACTAAGTGGTACAGCCTGCTGATGAATAACGACAGCCTGCTACAAGCGGCCCAGCACTCGCTGACGATGGCCATTTTCTCAGCCACTGCCGCGACATTGATTGGCTCACTGACCGCCGTGGCCCTTTACCGCTACCGTTTTCGTGGCAAACCGTTCGTTAGCGGCATGCTGTTTGTGGTGATGATGTCGCCGGATATTGTGATGGCGATTTCCTTGTTGGTGCTGTTTATGTTGCTGGGTATTGAACTTGGCTTCTGGTCGCTGCTGTTTTCGCACATCACCTTCTGCCTGCCGTTTGTGGTGGTCACCGTCTACTCGCGGCTAAAAGGCTTTGATGTGCGGATGCTGGAAGCAGCAAAAGATCTCGGCGCCAGTGAGTTCACCATTTTGCGTAAAATCATTCTGCCTCTGGCGATGCCCGCTGTGGCTGCCGGTTGGTTGTTGAGCTTTACGCTGTCGATGGATGATGTCGTGGTCTCCTCTTTTGTGACCGGCCCTGGCTATGAAATTTTACCGCTTAAAATCTACTCAATGGTGAAAGTCGGCGTATCACCTGAAGTGAATGCGCTTGCCACAATTTTACTGGTACTGTCACTGTTGATGGTCGTTATCAGCCAATTAATTGCACGTGATAAAACAAAGAGCCTGAACGTCAGGCACTAACCTCAGGGGACGTAAAATGATGAAATGGTCACGCCACCTGCTCGCGGCAGGCGCTTTAGCACTCACCATGGGTGCCGCCCACGCGGACGACAGCAAGACGCTCTACTTCTACAACTGGACAGAGTATGTGCCGCCGGGGCTGCTTGAACAGTTCACCAAAGAGACGGGGATCAAGGTTATCTATTCGACTTACGAGTCGAATGAAACCATGTATGCCAAGCTCAAAACCTATAAAACCGGGGCTTACGATCTGGTCGTGCCATCCACTTACTTTGTCGACAAAATGCGCAAAGAAGGGATGATCCAGAAAATTGATAAAACTCAGTTGACCAATTTTGGCAACCTCGACCCTGAGATGCTGAATAAGCCCTTTGATCCCAACAATGACTACTCTATTCCGTATATCTGGGGTGCGACGGCCATTGGCGTAAACAGCGACGTCATTGACCCGAAAACGGTGACGAGCTGGGCCGATTTATGGAAACCGGAATACAAAGGCAGCCTGTTATTAACCGATGATGCGCGCGAAGTGTTCCAGATTGCTTTACGCAAACTGGGATATTCTGGTAACACCACCGATCCAAAAGAGATTGAGGCGGCTTATCAGGAATTGCGAAAACTGATGCCAAACGTCGCGGCATTCAACTCTGATAACCCAGCCAACCCGTATCTGGAAGGTGAAGTCAATCTGGGGATGGTGTGGAACGGTTCGGCGTTCGTTGCCCGTCAGGCCGGTGCGCCGCTGCAAGTGGTATGGCCGAAAGAAGGTGGTATTTTCTGGATGGACAGCCTTTCAATTCCGGCAAACGCCAAAAACAAAGAAGGTGCGCTGAAGTTGATTAACTTCTTACTGCGTCCAGACGTAGCAAAAGAGGTGGCGGAAACCGTCGGTTACCCAACGCCAAACCTTGCCGCACGTAAGCTGTTAAGCCCGGATGTCGCTAACGATAAATCGCTCTACCCTGACGCCGAAACGATTAAAAATGGTGAATGGCAGAATGATGTGGGCAGCACCAGCACGCTGTATGAAGAGTATTATCAGAAGCTAAAAGCCGGGCGATAAGTTGGTTGCAGTTCAATAAACGGTAGGCCGGATAAGGCATTTACGCCGCCATCAGGCCTACCGTTCATAAATCACTTCAGATCGTTCAAGAGATTTTCAACAAAAGCAGGCACCACTTCACTGGCCAGACCGTAATGTTTCTCTTCGAACTCGCTGCCAACCTGGCTGGGTTCGAGATTCAGCTCAACGGTATGCGCACCGTGCAGTTTAGCTTCGTGGACGAAACCGGCCGCCGGATAGACGTGCCCGGAGGTGCCAATGGCGATAAAAATATCCGCCATCGACAGCGCCAGATAGATGTTGTCCATCTCAAACGGCATTTCACCAAACCAGACGATATGCGGTCGCAACGGCGCCGGGAACTGACAGCAGTGGCAGCGTTCGTCGACGGACAGTTCACCGGGCCAGTCAAACACCTGACCACTTTGGGTACAGCGCACCTTCAGCAGCTCACCGTGCATATGCAGCACGTTGTTATTGCCCGCGCGCTCGTGCAGGTTATCGATATTCTGCGTCACCAGCATAAAGTGGTCGCCAAGCGCCTCTTCAAGCCTGGCGAGCGCAAGATGCGCTGCATTGGGCGCAATCTCCGGCTGCTGCAACTGACGACGGCGCTCGTTATAGAAGTTTTGCACCAACACCGGATCGCGTGCGTAGCCTTCCGGCGTCGCAACGTCCTCAACTTTGTGCTCTTCCCATAACCCATCGGCCGCACGGAAAGTCCGGATCCCTGACTCAGCCGAAATGCCGGCCCCGGTAAGTACCAGTACCCTCGGTTTTTCTGTCTTATCTGACATAGCTCTGTCCGCGAAAAATGTACGCTGGCGAAGACGCTGGCGCAGCTGACGTTTATTCCGACGAAAACGGCTCAATCGATGTAAGCGGCGCGACTGCATATCGACTCCATGTTAGTTGGTGAGATGAAGGAACGCCGCGCCGCGCATTCCCCCTGCATCACCGTGCCGCGCGCGTTCAATACGCGGTGGTCGGGCTACAGGTAACAAGTGGCGCGGCAAGCGGTGCGCTAGTCCATCGGCGATCGCTGAAAAATTAGATAACCCACCGCCGAGCACCACCAAATCTGGGTCGACAATGGTCAGAATATTGCCCAGGCACACGGCCAGCAGATCAAGGTAACGCTCGACATGTTCAAGGGCGTTAGCGTCTCCCTGCTGCCAAAGGGCAACGATTTCCGGCGAGGTAAGCGACTGCTGGTAAAAATGGTTATACAGCCAGGCAAACCCACGACCGGACAAATAGTTTTCGATACAGCCGAGCTGACCGCAGCCGCAGCGGGTGAGCGGGAAATCGCGCCCCACCACTTCCAGCGCATCAACCGGCAGGCGAATATGACCAAACTCGCCGGTAATATAACTGTGACCGGTAATTGATTTACCGTTTTGCACAATACCGCCACCGACGCCGGTGCCCAGAATGAGCCCCATCACCAGCGGATATTGGGTGAATTCGTCATCCCACGCTTCGGAGATGGCAAAACAGTTGGCGTCGTTATCCAGACGCACATTCCTATCCAGCAGGCGGCTTAAATCTGCACGCAGCGGTTTGCCAGACGCCGCTGGGACGTTCGCGGCATACAACAAACCGCCCTGTGTTTCCGGCATACCAGGGATGCCGATACCTACCGTACCCCGACACTGAAAACGCTCGTCGGCTTCCACCACCAGCCCGATAACCGCTTCCAGAAAGGCGTCATAACTCTCTTTCGGGGTCGGGATCCGCTTTTCCCACTGAAGCTGGCGCGATGTATCAAATACGCCCAGCGCGATTTTGCTGCCGCCAATGTCAAATCCATAATGCATCATTGTTCATTCCTCTAACTGACACGCGCAGCAGCAAAGCCCCGCGGTCAGGACGTCAAATTACTGGCCACTCAGCACCCTCGCAGGGTCAATTCGGCTGGCGCGGCGGGCGGGATACCAGCTTGCCAGCAGACTCAGCAACAGTGCCGTGACCAGCACGTAAACGACATCCAGCCAGTGCAATTCAGACGGCAAGAAGTCGATAAAATAAATGTCGCCAGATAAGAACTGGTGACCAATAAGTTTTTCAATCCAATTGATAATGTGGGTCAGATACAGGGAACCCAACACACCGATAACCGCACCACACAGGCTGCCAAACAGACCGGCCAATAAACCATACCATACGAAAATGGCGCGTATCAGCCCGTCTTTTGCACCCAATGTGCGCAGCACCGCAATATCGCTACTTTTGTCTTTAACCGCCATCACCAGCGTCGAAACGATATTAAAACAGGCCACGCCGATAACCAGCACCATCGCCAGATACATGATGGCGCGAATCATCTGAATGTCGCGGTACATATAGCCGTAGGTACCAATCCAGCTCTTGATGTACACGTAATTATTGGTCACCTCACCGGCGTCACGCACCAGCTTGTTGGCGTTAAATACGTCGTTCACTTTGATGGCAATACCGGAGATGCTCTCCCCCATATCCAGATATTGCTGGGCATCCGTCATCGGGATCATGGCAAAGCTGTGGTCGAGCTGACCGCTCAACTGCAAAATACCGACCACGTGCAGACGCACGCGCTTAGGCTGCAACAGCTTATGTTCCGGGTTGGAATTCGGGATCATAATCGATACCCAACCGCCGGCTTTCACCTTCAGCGCATCCGCCACGCCTTTACCCAGGATGATCTGCTGCTCGCCCGCCTTAAAATTGGCCCATGCATCACCCTGCACAAAGCCTGGCAGCGCACTGAGTTTCATTTCCTGCTTAGGATCGACGCCTTTCACCTGGATGGCCCGCAGATTACTGCCGCTCTCCACCAGACCGGTAAAGTTGATGTACGGGGCTGCGGCTTCAATGCCCTTCACCGCTTCGACTTTGGGTAATATTGTGCGCCAGTTATTCCACGGTTGATTAACCGCTTCGATTTCGCCGTGAGGAACGACCGCCAGAATACGGTTATTGAGCTCG containing:
- the potA gene encoding spermidine/putrescine ABC transporter ATP-binding protein PotA yields the protein MGQSNKLNTKSRSLSPLVQLVGIRKDFDGKTVISDLDLTINNGEFLTLLGPSGCGKTTVLRLIAGLESVDAGHIHLENQDITQVPAENRHVNTVFQSYALFPHMTVFDNVAFGLRMQKTPASDITPRVNDALRMVQLEEFAQRKPHQLSGGQQQRVAIARAVVNKPSLLLLDESLSALDYKLRKQMQNELKALQRKLGITFVFVTHDQEEALTMSDRIVVMRDGKIEQDGTPREIYEEPKNLFVASFIGEINIFSATVIERLDNLRVRAHVEGRECNIDVTFPVTPGQKLNVLLRPEDLRVDEIHDGVEVEGLIGYVRERNYKGMTLESVVELENGKMVIVSEFFNEDDPDFDHSLDQKMAINWVESWEVVLADEEHK
- the potC gene encoding spermidine/putrescine ABC transporter permease PotC, translated to MIGKLLRGGFMSAIYAYLYIPIIILIVNSFNSSRFGINWQGFTTKWYSLLMNNDSLLQAAQHSLTMAIFSATAATLIGSLTAVALYRYRFRGKPFVSGMLFVVMMSPDIVMAISLLVLFMLLGIELGFWSLLFSHITFCLPFVVVTVYSRLKGFDVRMLEAAKDLGASEFTILRKIILPLAMPAVAAGWLLSFTLSMDDVVVSSFVTGPGYEILPLKIYSMVKVGVSPEVNALATILLVLSLLMVVISQLIARDKTKSLNVRH
- the cobB gene encoding Sir2 family NAD+-dependent deacetylase: MQSRRLHRLSRFRRNKRQLRQRLRQRTFFADRAMSDKTEKPRVLVLTGAGISAESGIRTFRAADGLWEEHKVEDVATPEGYARDPVLVQNFYNERRRQLQQPEIAPNAAHLALARLEEALGDHFMLVTQNIDNLHERAGNNNVLHMHGELLKVRCTQSGQVFDWPGELSVDERCHCCQFPAPLRPHIVWFGEMPFEMDNIYLALSMADIFIAIGTSGHVYPAAGFVHEAKLHGAHTVELNLEPSQVGSEFEEKHYGLASEVVPAFVENLLNDLK
- the nagK gene encoding N-acetylglucosamine kinase; the encoded protein is MHYGFDIGGSKIALGVFDTSRQLQWEKRIPTPKESYDAFLEAVIGLVVEADERFQCRGTVGIGIPGMPETQGGLLYAANVPAASGKPLRADLSRLLDRNVRLDNDANCFAISEAWDDEFTQYPLVMGLILGTGVGGGIVQNGKSITGHSYITGEFGHIRLPVDALEVVGRDFPLTRCGCGQLGCIENYLSGRGFAWLYNHFYQQSLTSPEIVALWQQGDANALEHVERYLDLLAVCLGNILTIVDPDLVVLGGGLSNFSAIADGLAHRLPRHLLPVARPPRIERARHGDAGGMRGAAFLHLTN
- the lolE gene encoding lipoprotein-releasing ABC transporter permease subunit LolE is translated as MAPSLSLLIGLRFSRGRRRGGMVSLISIISTVGIALGVAVLIIGLSAMNGFERELNNRILAVVPHGEIEAVNQPWNNWRTILPKVEAVKGIEAAAPYINFTGLVESGSNLRAIQVKGVDPKQEMKLSALPGFVQGDAWANFKAGEQQIILGKGVADALKVKAGGWVSIMIPNSNPEHKLLQPKRVRLHVVGILQLSGQLDHSFAMIPMTDAQQYLDMGESISGIAIKVNDVFNANKLVRDAGEVTNNYVYIKSWIGTYGYMYRDIQMIRAIMYLAMVLVIGVACFNIVSTLVMAVKDKSSDIAVLRTLGAKDGLIRAIFVWYGLLAGLFGSLCGAVIGVLGSLYLTHIINWIEKLIGHQFLSGDIYFIDFLPSELHWLDVVYVLVTALLLSLLASWYPARRASRIDPARVLSGQ
- the potD gene encoding spermidine/putrescine ABC transporter substrate-binding protein PotD, translated to MMKWSRHLLAAGALALTMGAAHADDSKTLYFYNWTEYVPPGLLEQFTKETGIKVIYSTYESNETMYAKLKTYKTGAYDLVVPSTYFVDKMRKEGMIQKIDKTQLTNFGNLDPEMLNKPFDPNNDYSIPYIWGATAIGVNSDVIDPKTVTSWADLWKPEYKGSLLLTDDAREVFQIALRKLGYSGNTTDPKEIEAAYQELRKLMPNVAAFNSDNPANPYLEGEVNLGMVWNGSAFVARQAGAPLQVVWPKEGGIFWMDSLSIPANAKNKEGALKLINFLLRPDVAKEVAETVGYPTPNLAARKLLSPDVANDKSLYPDAETIKNGEWQNDVGSTSTLYEEYYQKLKAGR
- the potB gene encoding spermidine/putrescine ABC transporter permease PotB yields the protein MKSTSKFQNMVIATIVGWLVLFVFLPNLMIIVTSFLTRDDANFVQMVFTLDNYARLLDPLYAEVLLHSLNMAIIATLACLVLGYPFAWFLARLPQKVRPLLLFLLIVPFWTNSLIRIYGLKIFLSTKGYLNEFLLWLGVIDTPIRIMFTPSAVIIGLVYILLPFMVMPLYSSIEKLDKPLLEAAKDLGANKFQTFIRIILPLTMPGIIAGCLLVMLPAMGLFYVSDLMGGAKNLLIGNVIKSQFLNIRDWPFGAATSITLTVVMGLMLLVYWRASRLLNKKVELE